The sequence GGCATCGGCGGCTACCACCTGGCCTGCGACGCGTCCGACCAGCTGGCCGTACGCACCTTGCGCAAGCGCAAGAACCGCGGCTCGAAGCCGTTCGCCGTCCTCGCCGACGGCATGGCGACGGTGGAGCGCATCGCCCGGGTCGACGGCGCCGAGCGTGCCCTGCTGCTCGGCCCGCGCAAGCCGATCGTCCTGCTGCGCCGCCGTGAGCCGGCATCTGCGGAGGTGACGGCGGATGTGGCCCCCGGCAGTCCCGATCTCGGTGTGATGCTGCCGTACTCCCCGCTGCACCGGCTGCTGCTGGGGCTGCCCGGTGACCCGCCCGGCCCGAGCGTGCTCGTGCTGACCAGCGGTAACAGGGCCGGCGAGCCGATCGCCACCGACGACGCGGACGCGCTGCGGCGGCTGGACGGCCTCGCCGACGCCTGGCTGCTGCACGACCGGCCCGTCCATGTGCCCTGCGACGACTCCGTGGTCCGCATCTGCGACGGCGCGGAACTTCCCGTCCGCCGCTCCCGGGGCTATGCCCCCTTCCCCGTCGCCCTGCCCGCACCGGTCGTTCCCGCGCTCGCCGCCGGCGGCGACCTGAAGAACACCTTCTGTGTGGGCGACGACCAGTACGCCTGGCTGTCCGCGCACGTCGGCGACATGGACGACCTGGCCACCCTGACCGCGTTCGAGAGGGCCACGGCCCACCTGGCGGACCTCACCTCCGTCACCCCCCGGCTGCTGGTGGCCGACCTGCACCCCGGCTACCGGTCCTCCCAGTGGGCCGTACGCACGGGACGGGAGCGTGGCCTGCCGGTCGCCCGCGTGCAGCACCACCACGCGCACATCGCCTCGGCGATGGCCGAACACGGTCTCGACGGCACCGCGCCGGTGATCGGCGTGGCCTTCGACGGCACGGGCTACGGCGACGACGGCACCGTCTGGGGCGGTGAGGTGCTGCTCGCCGACTACCACGGGTACCGGCGCCTCGCCCATCTCGGATGCGTGCCGCTGCCCGGCGGCGACGCGGCCGTACGCAACCCCTATCGGATGGCATTGGCACACCTGCGGTCCGCAGGCCTGCCCTGGAACCCGGCGCTGCCGAGCATCCGCGTCACCACTCCCGGTGAACGGGCTTTGCTGGAGCGGCAGTTGGAGCGCGGTCTCAACTGCGTGCCCACCTCCAGCATGGGGCGCCTCTTCGACGCGGTGTCCTCGCTCACCGGAGTCTGCCACCGGGTCGCCTACGAGGCGCAGGCCGCGATGGAGCTGGAGTGCGCGGCGCTGGCGGAGCCGGACGACGGCGCGGACGGCCGGCCCTACCGGTTCGCGCTGCACCCGGCGTCCGAGGAGCCCGGCGCCGTGCTGGTGGCCGACGCCGCACCGGTGCTGGCCGCCGTGGTCGTGGAGGTGCTCGCGGGAATCCCGGCAGGCCGGATCGCCCGCCGGTTCCACGAGGCCGTCGTCGCGCTCGTCCTCGACGTGTGCCGCGCGGCCCGGCGGCGCACGGGAATCGAGACGGCGGCCCTGTCCGGCGGGGTGTTCTGCAACACCCTGCTCACCACGGGGTGCCGCAGCGCACTGGAACGGGACGGGTTCGCCGTCCTCGCGCACCACAAGGTGCCCCCCAACGACGGCGGCCTGGCCCTCGGGCAGTTGATCGTCGCCGCCCGGACCGGAAGGTGAGGAGCGCATCATGTGCCTGGCCGTTCCCGGCCGCGTGCTGGAGATCGAGGAACGGGACGCGACGCGCATGGCGAAGGTCGACTTCGGCGGCGTCATCAAGGACGTGTGCCTGGAGTACGTACCCGACATGCAGGTGGGTGACTACGCGATCGTGCATGTGGGGTTCGCCCTGCAGCGACTGGACGAGGAGTCCGCGAAACAGACCCTGGAACTCTTCGAGAATCTCGGGGTCCTGGAGGAGGAGTTCGGCGACGCCTGGGCGAAAGCGGCCCGCGACGCCGGTGCGGAGCGACCCGCGGGCACCCCGCCCCCGAAGGGCCCCGGGCAGGACGCCGACGAGGAGGGCCGGCCATGAAGTACCTCGACGAATTCAACGACCCGGTGCTCGCCCGGCACCTCTTCGACGACATCAGGGCGCTCACCACGCAGCCCTGGTCGCTCATGGAGGTGTGCGGCGGGCAGACGCACTCGATCATCCGGCACGGCATCGACCAGTTGCTGCCGGAGGAGATCCAGCTCATCCACGGGCCCGGATGTCCCGTCTGTGTCACCCCGCTGGAGATCATCGACAAGGCGCTGGAGATCGCCTCCCGTCCCGAGGTCGTCTTCTGCTCCTTCGGTGACATGCTGCGCGTGCCCGGCAGCGGGCGGGACCTGTTCCAGGTCAAGAGCGAGGGCGGCGACGTCAGGGTGGTCTACTCACCCCTGGACGCGCTGCGCATCGCCCAGGACAACCCCGACCGGCAGGTGGTGTTCTTCGGGATCGGGTTCGAGACCACCGCGCCGCCCAACGCCATGACCGTGTACCAGGCGAAGAAGCTGGGCATCACCAACTTCAGCCTGCTCGTCTCCCATGTGCGGGTGCCGCCCGCGATCGACGCCATCATGAACTCCCCCGACTGCCGGGTGCAGGCGTTCCTCGCGGCCGGTCACGTGTGCACGGTGATGGGCACCGCCGAGTACCCCGAACTCGCCGAGCGCCACAAGGTCCCCATCGTGGTGACCGGGTTCGAGCCGCTGGACATCCTGGAGGGGATCCGCCGCGCGGTACGGCAGTTGGAGGCGGGCCGGCACGTCGTCGAGAACGCCTACCCGCGCGCCGTGCAGCCCGGCGGCAGCCCGGCCGCCAAGGCCATGCTCGCCGACGTCTTCGAGGTGACCGACCGGTCCTGGCGCGGGATCGGCATGATTCCGCGGAGCGGCTGGCGGCTGTCGTCCAGGTACCGCGACTACGACGCCGAGCACCGCTTCTCGGTCTCCGGCATCGACACCCAGGAGTCCACGGTGTGCCGCAGCGGCGAGGTCCTGCAAGGGCTGATCAAGCCGCATGAGTGCGCCGCCTTCGGCAAGCAGTGCACCCCGCGCAACCCGCTCGGCGCCACCATGGTCTCCAGCGAGGGCGCCTGCGCGGCCTACTACCTCTACCGCAGGCTTCAGGTGCCGTCGACGCAGGAGGCGAGTTCCGTTGGCTGACGCACCCGACGCGACCGGCTCGACGCACCCGCCGGCCGACTTCTCCGGCTGGACCTGCCCCGCTCCGCTGCGCGACCACGAGCGCATCGTCATGGGCCACGGCGGCGGGGGAACCCTCTCGGCCGAGCTGGTGGAGCACCTCTTCGCGCCCGCCTTCGGCAACGACGTGCTGGCCGAGCTGGGAGACTCCGCGCGGTTGCCCGCCTCCGGGGAACGGCTCGCGTTCTCCACGGACTCCTTCGTGGTGCGTCCGCTGTTCTTCCCCGGCGGGAGCATCGGTGACCTGGCGGTCAACGGCACGGTCAACGACCTCGCCATGTCCGGGGCCCGGCCGTTGTTCCTGTCCTGCGGGTTCATCCTCGAGGAGGGCGTCGAACTGGCCGTGGTGGGCAAGGTGGCCGAGGCGTTCGGTGCGGCGGCGCGCAGGGCCGGGGTGAGCGTGGTCACCGGTGACACGAAGGTGGTCGAAGCGGGCCACGGGGACGGCGTGTTCATCAACACCGCTGGTATCGGCCGCATCCCCGACGGCGTCGACATCCATCCGCGCCGGGCCCGGCCGGGCGATGTGGTCCTGGTCAGCGGCGCCATCGGAGTGCACGGAGTGGCCATCATGAGCGTGCGCGAGGGCCTGGAGTTCGGTGTGGAGACGGAAAGTGACACCGCCCCGCTGGGGGACCTGGTCGCGGATCTGCTCGCCGCCTGCCCGGACGTCCATGTGCTGCGCGACCCCACCCGAGGCGGTCTCGCCGCGACCCTCAACGAGATCGCTTCCGCGTCGGGCGTGGGAGTGGCCCTGGAGGAGCACGCCCTCCCGGTGCCGGACACGGTCGCCAACGCCTGCGCCTTCCTCGGCCTCGACCCCCTCTACGTCGCCAACGAGGGCAAGCTGGTCGCGTTCGTGCCCCCGGACCGGGCGGACGTCTGCCTGGCCGCCCTCAGGGCCCATCCGCTGGGCAAGGAGGCCGTGGCCATCGGTCACTGCGTGCCCGACCATCCGGGCATGGTCGTCTCGGCCACGGGCCTGGGCGGCACCCGCGTGGTGGACATGCCACTGGGCGAACAACTGCCCCGGATCTGCTGAGTCCTTTGCAGTCGTACGGCTTCATGTCACGCTCCCCCACCCGCCACCTTCTCCAGGTCGTCCACCGCTGCCTGAATCGGTGGCAGGCAGAGCATCCGCCGCTGGGCGTGACGGGTCCGTGCGGTCACCTCGGGGTCGTTCAGCACCTGGTGACATACCGCGGCGGTCTCCTCCGGTGACGGGATGCGCCGGCCGAGGCCGAGTTCCTGCACCCGGTCGGCGTTGTCGGGCTGGTCCCCGAAGCAGGGCAGCACGGCCATCGGCACCCCGGCCCCGACGGCTTCCCTGATGCTGTTGTATCCGCCGTGGGTGACGAGGAGTTGGGTGCAGCGCAGGAGCAGCGGCTGCGGTACGGAGTCCACCACGTGCACGCGGCCCGCCGCCCGCGGGCGGTCCACCGCAACGCCTCCGGTTGCCACCACGGCCTGGCAGTCGAGTTCGGCCAGTGCGGTGACGATCGCGTTGACCAGGCCCGGCGCGTCGGCCACCGCGGACGGGACGGAGGGCAGCACGGTGCCGATCGTCGCGAGTACCAGCGGCCGGCCGGAGGGGAGTTCGGCCACCCAGTCCGGCAGTACGTCGCCGGGATGGATCTCGGAGGGCTGCCGGTAGCGGTAGAGCGTTCCGGTGCGGTGGCGGGCGAAGGAGAACTCCGCGGGCATGCAGTCCAGCCGGCCGTGCCGGTGGATGGCGTCCGGGTCGTCCTCGGCCCGCAGTCCGAGCGCGGCGCGCCGCTGGTTGAGCTGGGGCTGCAGGACCACCGGGTCCAGGTGGTTGGCCGCTCCCGAGGGCGCGGCCAGGTGCGGCAGCCCGAGAGTCTCCGCCACCAGGTATCCGGTGAACTCGCCGCCGTCCCGGATCACCAGTGCGGGTGCGAACGCGCGGGCCGCGGGCAGCAGTGCGCGGTAGCTGTCGATGAGGTGGGCTCCGGCGAACAGGTCGAGTGCGCGCCGTTCGGGCGGTCCGTCGGCCTGCGGCGAGAAGCGGGCGAGCGGGTCGGTGAGGAGTGGTTCCCGTTGCAACGGCAGGCCGTCGAAGAGTGCGAGCAGTCGGGCCGGCGCCGCGACGAGCACTTGGTGGTGCACTGTCGCGAGCGCCGAGACCAGGGGCAGCACGGCATTGACGTGAGAGGGCGATCCGGTGACGGTGACAAGGACGCGCATGGCGATGCCTCTTCCTGATGGGGTGTCGATCGGTGCAGCCGTGCAGGCGTGCGGGCTGCGACAGGCTGGTGCCCTCGTCAGCGTGAACGGGACCCGGCGAACCCCGAAGGCACGCGCCGGTCCCTCGAGTCCGGGCAGGTCGGGGGCCTCCAACTCCCGCCGTACGCCGCTGTGTTCCATGCCACGGGCGAGTTCCGTCCGCGCTGCCAACGCGCGCCGCTGCTGCTCGTAGCGCGGACCCCCGCCAAAGTTACTGCACCATCAGCTGAACCAAGAGCGGACATGAGGGGTTGAACAGTTGCGGGATGGTGCGCGACCGGCGCAGTCACCTGGTCGCGCGCCGAGATCCTGCACGGCACGTTCGCCTGCGGCCCGACATCCGACGGCGGCTACCGGGTGAGCGCCCGGATCCCGGCACAGCCGAAGTAGGTCCGGCAGGCGGGGGCGCGGGCCGGCTCAGCTCAGCTCAGCTGCAGGCGCATGAGTGTCAGGTCGAGCCAGCGGCCGAACTTGGTGCCGACCTCCGCCACCGTGCCCACGTGCTGGAACCCGAACCGTTCGTGCAGCCGGACCGAGGAGGCGTTCTCGGCTTCGATACCGGCGATCATGACGTGGTGGCCCGCCTCGCGCGCGGCGCCGATCAGGGTGTCCAGCAGTGCGGAGCCGATGCCGAGCCCGTGCCGGGCTTCGCGGACGTAGACCGAGTCCTCGACCGTGTGACGGTATCCGTCGAATGCCCGCCACGGGCCGTAGACCGCGAACCCGGCCACTTCGCCGTGGGCCTCGGCCACGAACGCCGAGCCGCGCTCCAGGTGGGCGGCCAGCCAGGTGACGGCCTCCTCGGGGGACTGCGGGGTGCTGGTCCACAGGGCCGTCGAGTGCTCGATCGCGTGATTGCGGATCGCGCGGATGGCCGCGACGTCGCCGGGCCGGGCGGGCCGCACCGTCACGGCTGCAGGGTCTCTTGCATATATTGAAGTCATGTCCAATATAGTAGATCCCCTGGTGGGGCAGATCGCCGCGCGCATCGGCACCGAACGGGAGCGACGCCGGTGGACCCTGGCCCAGCTCGCCGACGCCTCCGGTGTGTCGCAGGCCATGATCAGCCGGATCGAGCGCGCCGAGAGCAGCCCGACCGCCGTCGTCCTCGGCAAGCTGTCCGCGGCCTTCCAGCTCAGCGTCGCCTCCCTTCTCGCGCTGGCCGAAGGGGCGCCGGAGGACACCGAGGGCGTGCCGGGTGTGCGCCGCCCCGCGGACACGCCCGAGTGGCGCGACCCCGCGACCGGTTACCGGCGCCGCCAGATCACCGGCCCGCACTTCCCCGCCGAGATCGCCGAGATCCGCCTGCCCGCCGGCGCCCAAGTGCCGTATCCGGCCGCCGCCTTCGCCTTCGTACGACAGGTCGTCTGGGTCCTGGAGGGACGTCTGACCTTCCACGACGGCGACACGGTCCACGAACTGGACGCGGGCGACACCCTCGAACTGGGCGAGCCCGCCGAGCGGGTCTTCGCCAACACCACCGACGCCGAATGCCGGTACGCCGTCGTCCTCACCCGCGGCACGACACCGTGACCCACCCGCTCCCCCGCGGCGGCACCCTCCTGCTGGCCTCCATAGCCGGCACGGCGATCGCGAACAACTACGCCATCCAGCCCGAACTCACCACGGTCGCTGCCGACTTGGGTGTCCCGCTGGCCGTGGCGGGTCTGGTGCCGACAGCCGCGCTCGCCGGCTGCATGACCGGCTTCGCGCTCCTGCTGCCCCTCACCGACCACCTCGCCCCCAACCGTCTGATCGGCGTTCAGCTCACCGCTCTGGCCGCCGCTCTCGCCCTCGCCGCGGCCGCACCCGGCGCGGGCGTGCTGCTGGCCGCCTACCTGCTCATCGGCGCGGCCGCCAGCGTCGCGGCCCAGGCCGGCACCATCGCCGGCCGCCACGCCCCGGCGGGGCGCCGGGGCACCGGCGTGGCCACGGTCGCGGCCGGGATGTCGGCCGGCATCCTGCTCAGCCGCCTGGCGGGAGGCGCACTCGCCGAGATCCTCGGGTGGCGGCGGATGCTCCTCGTCTTCGCCGCCCTGGCCCTCGTCGGCGCGCCGGCCGCCGCCGCGCTCCTGCCCCGGCAACGACCGCACCGCGACCGCGGCTACCGTGCCGCGCTCACCTCTCTTCCGCCGTTGCTGCGCCGGTTCCCGGAGCTGCGCCGCGCGGTGGCGACCGGCGGGCTGTGGTACTTCGCCTTCAATCTCATCTGGGTCGCCCTCGCCCTGGCCCTCGCCCAGCCGCCCCATTCCCTCGGCCCGAGCGCCATCGGCCTGTACGGCCTGGCAGGGCTCCTCGGCTTCGCGGCGCTCCCGTTCACCGGACGCCTCACCGACCGGTACGCCCCCGCCACGGTGATCACAGCCTGCGTGCTGGCCACCTCGGCCGGCACCGCACTGCTCGCCACCGGCCTCGGCACCCCGCTCGTCACCGGTCTCGGGCTCGCCGTCTTCGACGCCGGCTGCTTCGCGGCCCAGGCCGCCAACCAGAGCCGTGTCATCGCCCTCGACCCGCAGCGCTCCGGCAGCCTCAGCAGCGTCTACCTGGTGCTGTACTTCACCAGCGGCGCCATCGGCACCGCCCTCGCCGCGCCCCTGCTCGACGCGTGGGGCTGGCGCGGCATCACCTCGACCGCCCTGGCGGCGCTGCTCCTCGCCGCCGCGCTCGCACCGGGCCCAGGGCTCGTACATCGGGCCGGCTCGGCGAAGCAGCTCCGCTCGGGGCGGCCGCTCACCTGCCGTCGAGGGTGGTGCGGGCGGACTCGCCGGCGTGGAGGGTGAGGGCGCCGGGGCGCACGGTGGCGGCCACCCCCGGACCTGGGACATCCCGACGCGGATGGCCGCGTCGGCCACGACCGTCCTGCTCGCCATGACCGCCGCGAACGCCCTCTGCTCACCTCTTTCAGGTCAACGGCGCCTGGTCCGCCGCGTGTTGGAACGGCGGGGGCACGTGGGCGGCGAGGTGGGCGGCGGGGCCAACAGGGTGCTTCCAGGTGGTGTCGGTCCCTCGGCACGCGCCTGTTTGGCCATGCTGGGCCAGGAACGGCACTCGCCCTTCCCTACGACAAGGAGCACGGTATGGCGGCGGACTCGGTCGAGCGATTCCTGGCGGCCCTGGACCCGGATCACCGGGAGGCGATCGACGCCAGGCCCCGCCAGGAGCAGGAACGGCTGGCGGCGGCCTGGGAACGGGAGCTGGAAGCGGACGACGAGCTGGACACCCTCGACGAACTCTCCCCGCCGGCGGCGGAGGCCGAGGCGGCCCGGCGGGTGCTGGAGCGCGAAACCGACTAGGGAACGGCCTGCTCAAGACCCGGGCGCCGGGGCGGGCTCGGCCCGCAGCACCTGCTCCAGCGGGGTGGCCGGGTGGCCGGTCAGGTCCTGGACGGCGGTGCTCACCCCGGCGAGGGAGCCGTCGCCGATCGCCGTGTAGGTGGAGACCCAGGCGTCGAGCTGCCAGTCGGGGGCGCCGTAGCCCGCGCGGGAGGCGTAGGCCTCCTCGAGCGTCTCCGGCACGTACGTGACGGGGCGTCCGGTGACCTTGGTGATCGCGGTCGCCACGTCGGTGAGGGTGAGCGCCTCGGGGCCGGTCAGTTCGTGGACGCGACCGGCGTGCGGGGCCGGATCACGCAGGACGGCGACCGCGGCGTCCGCGATGTCGTCCTGGGCAACCACGGCGGCCCGGCCGTCCCCGGCGGGCCCGCGGATGACTCCGTCGTCGCCGACGAGTCCGGTCATGAAGTCGGCGTAGAGGTTGTCCCGCAGGAAGGTGAACGGCACACCGCTGGCCCGGATGTGCTGTTCGGTGTGCCAGTGGTCACGGGCCAGGGTGAAGGTCGCATCGGGCGCGGCACCGCAGAAGGAGATGTACACCAGGTGTGCGACACCGGCCCGGGCCGCGGCGTCGATGAAGGTGCGGTGCTGCTGGACCCGGTCGGGCGACTCCGAGGCGGAGACCATCAGGACACGGTCGGTACCGCGCAGGGAGCGCACGAGGGCCTCGTGGTCGCCGTAGGCGCCGGGTACGGCGGTGGCGCCGGGCAGCTCGGGTGCGCGGGCCGGGGTGCGGGCCAGGAGGGTCTGCTCGATGCCGGCGGCGGCGAGGCGGCGGGCGATGCGTCCACCCAGGCGGCCGGTTGCACCGGTGACGGCGTAGGTGACCTCGGGGGGAGCCATCGTGGTTCTCCTTGCTGGGGTGCCGGTTGTGCTGCTGGGTGCCTGCCGGCACGGTAGCCGCCCGGTCCGCGCGGGCCTGTCCCGGCGCTCCCGCGATCCGGCGGTCTGGGGCGGTCAGCGGTTCAGGGCTCCTCGGGCGCCGGCGGAAGCATGCGCAGCGCGTGGAGGGCCACCGAGAGATCGGCGACCGCGCGGGGGTCCTGCAGGGAGCGGCCGGTGAGTTCCTCGAGCCGGCGCAGCCGGTAGCGGACGGTGTTGCGGTGGCAGTACAGCTGCCGTGCCGCGCCGGCCGCCGAACCCCCGGCCGCGTACCACTGCTCCAAGGTCTCCAGCAGCCGGATCCGTTCCTCGCAGGGCAGTTCCAGCACGCGGGCGAAGACGGTGTCCGCGATCCGGCCGGCCTCGTCCACCGAGGCGGCCACCAGCATGGCGACTGGACTGTCGTCGAACCGTACGACGCCGGTCGTCTGGCTGGGCACGCGGGCCATGGCGAGGCGGGCCAGCCGCAGGGCCCTCGGGGTCTCGCGCAGGGCGCGGTAAGCGGGGCTGACCCCTACCCGGGCCGTGGCGCAGCCACCGAGGAGGCTCAGTGTGACGTCCTCGGCGTCCGGGCCGCGGGCCGCCACGACGCCGATCTGCAGGTCGGGCAGCAGCCGCCAGGCCGAGTGGATCCGCTCGGCCAGCAACCGGGCTTCGATGCCGGGCAGCGCCTCCCGCCCCGGCACGGGGACACCGGCGGCCACCACGACGAAGGGCCCCTCGGTCGGCAGGCCGAGCGCGTCGGCGGCTTCCCACAGGGTGGTGCGGTCGGTGAGCACGCCCGTGAACAGGGCCTCGACCAGGACGGACCGCTCACGATCGCGTTGCAGCAGCAGTTCCGAAGCCGTCTCGCGGTAGGCGTCGCTGGCCGCCGCCGCGAGGCCCTCGTTCACCCACCACGCCGCCAGCGCGACAATGGTGTCGGCGGTGACGGCGTCCGCGGCGCGGGCGGCGGCCGCCAGCTCGGACCACAGGAACTCCGAGCCGACGCGGTAGGCGTGCAGCAGCTCCCCCAGGGGTGCCCCTTCACGTGCCGCTCTGCGCCCCGCCTCCTGGGCCGGCTCCATGCCGGCCACACAGCCGTCGGCCAGCTGCCCGAAGACCAGCTCGGTGTTGCGCCGGCAACTGGCGGTCAACTCCTCGATGCCGACGGGCCCTTCGCCGCCGTAGTAGGCGACCTCGGCGCGGATACGGCGGGCCATGCGGGCGCCCAGATCGGGCGCGCGGCCGCGCAGGGCGGCCGCGACAGGGGCGATCTCGGCGGGAGGCGGCGGGGTGCGGCTCATGACCGGCAGGTTACAAAGGGGCACGCGGCGCACCAGAAGGTTGTGCACGGGGACAACGGGGCCGCCGAAGGGCTGTGTGCGCGTACATGGCCCGTGGGGCGGGTGGCCCACGACGATGTCCGCAACGTTACCGGCCGGTACCGGAATTGCGCTTCCGTCGTCACACCTCCCCAGGAGCAACCGTGCCCAGAGCCGCATCGATGAGCACGCACCACAGCCACCGAGCACCGCAGAAACCGAAGGCCGAGGACCCGCACCGGGCATCGACCGACCGCAGCGCGAAAGCGTTCTTGAAATGGACGTCCGCCCTCGCCGGCGGCGTACTGCTGGCGACCGTCTCCACCACCGCCGTCCACGCGGCGCCCTCGGCAACCGGCCAAGCCGGCGCGGCGGCCGGCACCTATGTGGCACTCGGGGACTCGTACGCCGCCGGGGCCGGTGTCCCGGCCCAGTCCGCGGGTCTGTGCATGCGCTCCGACCACGACTACGGCCGTCTCGTCGCCGAGTCGCTGGCCTCGGGTACCTACCGGGACGTGACCTGCGCCGGTGCGAAGGTCAACGCCCTCACCACGGCACAGACGGACGCCGGGGCCGTCGTGAACGGTCCGCAACTCGACGCCGTCACACCGGACACCACCCTGGTCACGCTCACCGTGACGGGCGACAACCTCGGCACGTCGGACTTCGGGTTCGGCGACGTCGCGGTCACCTGCTCGGCCCTCTCCGTGACCGATCCGCTCGGCACACCCTGCCGCGACTACTACGGGAACACCCTCGACGAGCGACTCGGCTCCGCCGCGGCGCAGCTCGACAGCGCCCTCCGGCTGGTCCGGGCGCGCGCCCCGCGGGCCAGGGTCCTCGTCGTCGGCTATCCGGCGGTGCTCCCCGACGATCCCGCGCAGTGTCTGGGCAAGATGCCGGTCACGGCCGGGGACCTCGCGTTCCTGCGCTCCATCCTCGGCCGTCTCAACGACACGGTCGCCACCACCGCCGGTGCCGACGGCGCCACTTATGTGGACACGCTGACCCCGACCCGGGGCCACGACAGCTGCTCCTCCTCGCCCTGGATCGAGGGGCTGTTCCCCGCCTCGCCCGCGCTGCCGCTGCATCCGAACGCCACGGGTGAACGTGCCATGGCGGACGCCGTGCTGGGCGCGCTCGGCGGCTGATCCCGTCCCGGTCCCGGTCCCGTCCTGCTCCTGTCCTACTCCTGCCCTGGTCCTGTTCTGTCCGGCCCGTGCCGTGCGGGCCGGACACCCGGGATGGTCCGGCGGGGCCACGCCTCGTGGCGGGCGTGGCGGGGGCCGTGGCCGGACAGAGTCGTGGGGCCGGGGTCCCTGCCCCGACCGGCCCCACCGCTGAGTCCGGGTCGCTTGCGCCCTCGCGGTCACTTCTCCCGGTGCTGGCTGCGGATCCTGGCGGCCACGTCGTTCTGTTCGGTCTCCCACCAGGGCCGTACCCGCTCGGCGGACGGGGCCTGCGGTGCCTGTTCCGAGGCGGGCGCGGGCACGACGGCGGGAGCGAGTTCCTCGTCCAGGCGCCGGTCGAGGGCGGCGTTCTGGACCCGTTCCGCGCGTGCCCACTGGTATAGGAGGGCCAGCAGGAAGGGCAGCGCGACCAGCTCGGCGATGCTGAGCATCGCGCCGCCGCCGATCTGCTGGTCGTGCCGCACGTCCGGGGACCAGGACGGCGCGTGGTGCAGGTACCAGGCGCCCGCGATCAGGGTGCCGTGCGTCATCACCACCACGCCGGGGACCGCGTCGACGATGCCGTCCAGGAAGACCAGGGCCGCCCGGACCGGGTGGGTGCACCAGCGGGGCAGCGCCTCCTCGTGGGTCAGCATCG comes from Streptomyces sp. FXJ1.172 and encodes:
- a CDS encoding SDR family oxidoreductase, giving the protein MAPPEVTYAVTGATGRLGGRIARRLAAAGIEQTLLARTPARAPELPGATAVPGAYGDHEALVRSLRGTDRVLMVSASESPDRVQQHRTFIDAAARAGVAHLVYISFCGAAPDATFTLARDHWHTEQHIRASGVPFTFLRDNLYADFMTGLVGDDGVIRGPAGDGRAAVVAQDDIADAAVAVLRDPAPHAGRVHELTGPEALTLTDVATAITKVTGRPVTYVPETLEEAYASRAGYGAPDWQLDAWVSTYTAIGDGSLAGVSTAVQDLTGHPATPLEQVLRAEPAPAPGS
- a CDS encoding PucR family transcriptional regulator — protein: MSRTPPPPAEIAPVAAALRGRAPDLGARMARRIRAEVAYYGGEGPVGIEELTASCRRNTELVFGQLADGCVAGMEPAQEAGRRAAREGAPLGELLHAYRVGSEFLWSELAAAARAADAVTADTIVALAAWWVNEGLAAAASDAYRETASELLLQRDRERSVLVEALFTGVLTDRTTLWEAADALGLPTEGPFVVVAAGVPVPGREALPGIEARLLAERIHSAWRLLPDLQIGVVAARGPDAEDVTLSLLGGCATARVGVSPAYRALRETPRALRLARLAMARVPSQTTGVVRFDDSPVAMLVAASVDEAGRIADTVFARVLELPCEERIRLLETLEQWYAAGGSAAGAARQLYCHRNTVRYRLRRLEELTGRSLQDPRAVADLSVALHALRMLPPAPEEP
- a CDS encoding SGNH/GDSL hydrolase family protein, with the protein product MPRAASMSTHHSHRAPQKPKAEDPHRASTDRSAKAFLKWTSALAGGVLLATVSTTAVHAAPSATGQAGAAAGTYVALGDSYAAGAGVPAQSAGLCMRSDHDYGRLVAESLASGTYRDVTCAGAKVNALTTAQTDAGAVVNGPQLDAVTPDTTLVTLTVTGDNLGTSDFGFGDVAVTCSALSVTDPLGTPCRDYYGNTLDERLGSAAAQLDSALRLVRARAPRARVLVVGYPAVLPDDPAQCLGKMPVTAGDLAFLRSILGRLNDTVATTAGADGATYVDTLTPTRGHDSCSSSPWIEGLFPASPALPLHPNATGERAMADAVLGALGG